The following coding sequences are from one Culex quinquefasciatus strain JHB chromosome 1, VPISU_Cqui_1.0_pri_paternal, whole genome shotgun sequence window:
- the LOC6041885 gene encoding fibrous sheath CABYR-binding protein — protein MNVKNKTCLFCLKQRQILVDDSCTAKAIQKIYSITLPTDECRICIECHFNVGRIREFKQSIDRCSDFDVDSCFVCKSENTVSEPGVDRVVDYLLKQCTTIDIGNTDTVRACTTCLYLLEISIKYEKLARNYANGQRFCKHFATIRDCNVALGKIDLDSLGDICATFEGNRGRGKKGKKRGRGSWGGREENASKRSKKEDGSVMPVMLTKLTPTMTPAGRPGKKSLSPDASSSKKGGKGKPNSKIFIKLPGPRKQRWKKNRTNRITYEAPHSPSISIPSDPSMNELNRIFNVELRPLSVRIEHVDLSSYLNRTISHDKTSRHPRKPKKEEFIGLDEEDVVELQQNNTSICSVGKRKSILVTDRIESPNSAKKKVKFSDSPSIKYVEKVNFSDDDDDDSEDADYEGSKPAKKKSPKAQNGGATPENGKPRRGRPKKVKDFTAEEEKKDEDGLPMKEGNTDSSEKKDDVTDACSTNAEVVQNDEKDDEPRTSDGEKSEEQPEKDKEEAVLENGSANEAEKLDLSDTLQSVEAAISSLDADICETGTEDAPMDTTEEQAPPMAIDEAPKEDEIQPAETDDAEMKATPEPEKSPEDVEMAESRTPPEVALEDVDMKEESPTEVVTNHTEPHSEPEIAREDIPQEAATTEFEASDKEDEIEQVKQCLNNILGEQISDSEPSQTDEQSNQEKEKVESVPNEKHEPPEVETEPEAEQPQELTAKADPETEPESSQVEKSPPPPPLPPPETPERKDQTFSSLDDVDDISDDDGILDQLDQDGEEDGRHNRKRSPDLPPLGEDSL, from the exons ATGAATGTGAAAAATAAGACCTGCCTGTTTTGCCTCAAGCAGCGGCAAATCCTGGTGGACGATTCCTGCACGGCGAAGGCTATCCAGAAGATCTACAGCATCACG CTTCCGACCGACGAATGCCGCATCTGCATCGAGTGTCATTTTAACGTTGGCCGCATCCGGGAGTTTAAGCAAAGCATCGACCGGTGTTCCGACTTTGACGTGGACAGTTGCTTCGTTTGCAAGTCGGAAAACACCGTAAGCGAACCGGGCGTGGACCGTGTCGTCGACTATCTGCTCAAGCAATGTACGACCATCGATATTGGTAACACGGACACCGTCAGAGCATGCACGACGTGTCTGTACCTATTGGAGATTTCCATTAAGTACGAAAAGCTTGCACGAAACTACGCCAACGGCCAGCGCTTCTGCAAGCATTTTGCCACCATTCGGGATTGCAACGTTGCACTGGGCAAGATCGATCTGGATTCGCTGGGGGACATTTGTGCCACCTTTGAGGGCAACCGAGGGCGTggcaaaaaaggcaaaaagcGGGGCCGAGGATCGTGGGGCGGTCGCGAGGAGAATGCTTCCAAGAGGTCCAAGAAAGAGGACGGTTCCGTTATGCCGGTCATGCTGACAAAGCTGACTCCGACAATGACGCCAGCAGGACGACCCGGCAAGAAGAGCCTTTCGCCGGACGCGAGCTCCAGCAAGAAGGGCGGAAAGG GCAAACCCAACAGCAAAATATTCATCAAGCTTCCGGGCCCGCGAAAGCAGCGCTGGAAAAAAAACCGCACCAACCGCATCACGTATGAAGCTCCCCATTCGCCGAGCATATCCATTCCGAGCGATCCGTCCATGAACGAGTTGAACCGAATCTTCAATGTCGAGCTGCGTCCGCTATCTGTTCGGATAGAGCACGTGGATCTGTCGAGCTACTTGAACCGGACGATTTCGCACGACAAAACCTCGCGACATCCACGAAAGCCCAAGAAGGAGGAGTTTATCGGGTTGGACGAGGAAGACGTGGTCGAACTGCAGCAAAACAACACCAGCATCTGCTCGGTCGGGAAGCGGAAGAGCATTCTGGTGACGGACCGCATCGAAAGTCCCAACTCGGCCAAAAAGAAGGTCAAATTTTCCGACTCACCCAGCATCAAATACGTGGAAAAGGTGAACTttagcgacgacgacgatgacgacagcGAGGATGCCGATTACGAAGGCAGCAAACCGGCCAAGAAGAAGAGCCCGAAAGCGCAAAATGGCGGTGCAACGCCGGAGAACGGCAAACCGCGCCGGGGCAGACCCAAGAAGGTGAAGGACTTTACAGCGGAGGAGGAGAAAAAGGACGAGGACGGCTTGCCGATGAAAGAGGGCAACACTGATTCGAGTGAAAAGAAAGATGATGTAACGGATGCGTGTTCGACAAATGCCGAAGTCGTACAAAACGACGAAAAGGATGATGAACCTAGGACCAGTGACGGAGAAAAATCCGAGGAGCAACCTGAAAAGGACAAG GAAGAAGCCGTGCTCGAGAATGGCAGCGCAAACGAAGCGGAGAAGCTCGATTTATCAGATACGTTGCAATCTGTCGAAGCTGCCATTAGTTCGCTGGATGCGGATATATGCGAAACCGGCACGGAAGACGCTCCAATGGACACGACTGAAGAACAAGCGCCCCCAATGGCGATCGATGAAGCACCGAAAGAAGACGAAATCCAACCGGCGGAAACGGACGACGCGGAAATGAAAGCCACACCGGAACCGGAGAAATCACCCGAAGACGTTGAAATGGCCGAGTCCCGCACACCTCCGGAAGTAGCGCTGGAGGATGTTGACATGAAGGAAGAAAGCCCAACTGAAGTGGTCACGAACCACACCGAACCACACTCGGAACCAGAAATTGCAAGGGAAGACATCCCACAAGAGGCGGCCACAACAGAGTTTGAAGCGTCGGACAAGGAAGATGAAATCGAACAGGTGAAGCAATGCCTCAACAACATTCTGGGAGAGCAAATTTCCGATTCTGAGCCGAGCCAAACGGATGAACAAAGCAATCAGGAGAAGGAAAAAGTCGAATCGGTGCCTAACGAGAAACACGAACCACCAGAAGTGGAAACTGAGCCGGAAGCGGAACAGCCACAGGAATTAACCGCGAAAGCAGATCCGGAAACGGAACCAGAATCATCCCAAGTCGAAAAATCtcctccaccaccaccactaccGCCGCCAGAAACGCCTGAAAGGAAGGATCAGACGTTCTCCTCGCTGGACGATGTCGACGACATTTCCGACGACGATGGCATTCTGGACCAACTGGACCAAGATGGCGAGGAAGATGGGCGACACAACCGCAAACGATCGCCCGATCTTCCACCGCTAGGAGAGGACAGTCTCTAG